The Euleptes europaea isolate rEulEur1 chromosome 9, rEulEur1.hap1, whole genome shotgun sequence nucleotide sequence CCATTTTATTCAAGGGAGCTTTCTCTCTCACAGACAAATGTCCATAGGAGGAGTGCAGAGCCTCACAGTACAACCCTGTGCACACACAGACCTGGAAGTAAACCACATTGACTACcttgggatttacttctgagtaaacatgcacaaaCATGAGTTGCAAGCCACTTCTGAAACccattgttacaggctttgacgtattagagcacatgaactatggaattaatgttgtacatatgcagaaatataacATGTAAAAGCAAAATATACAGCAgaggttttaatttccttttaaaaggacaagaaagcctggatattcttgccaaaggcttatgtttctgaattattctgtcaaatatttcagtgtcagtgcagatttgctcgctgcacttttccccttttttcatgaccttccccagccttttcaatggagaAGAGCAAAGCCTTCGCAGcactttttatatttttaagcTACAGAGCAGCATGTTTGCCGTACTTCCTGCCCTTCCAAtgtcaagtgcagaaatgctctccagtCCAAGGGTTTTCAATGCTGACTAAGatttaatgatgtaatgtaaacaatatattgtattataTGATTTAAACGTGAAAACAAGATTCTAGAAagtaatgaatgggttcaatctcaacatatttttctggagatgagaatgataaaattgattatatagagtataacaaaaatcaaaactgactatttaagaaatagtatgcttagcctaGAGGAAGTGGATgtccatatatgtgtgtgtgtgtgtgtaaagtgccgtcaagtcgcagctgacttatggcgacctcttttgggttttcatggcaagggactaacagaggtggtttgacagtgccttcctctgcacagcaaccctggtattccttggtggtctcccatccaaatactaaccagggctgaccctgcttagcttctgagatctgatgagatcaggctagcctgggccatccaggtcagggggatgTCCATATATGGCCATCTAAAGTAGagcaactgagcatgtgcagtaacattcctaaaacagtgcagCAGCGCTGTTACTCCAATGCATGGAGATAATCTtaagacagccccttttcaaggtgattgaaacagtataaatacaggcaggaaaagggctagaattcagacctctctcagagggtctcagaagatggtgtcggtatgtatggctttacaaatatattattctagagtgtgaattagatactttgaactaaatcagacttctttaactgttatattttaagtgttggattttaaaactgaatagtatgtagaacttgcttgctttactgtatacattattactgaattttaagactttgtaatacttgcatatacacacatatatacacaattacattggagcacatcaataaaaagacttactttttaagtgagtaaagtaccgtagttgagtcctgcttagtaggtgactaactgaataagatataccacttctcaggaaggggtcatttctaagagcacagtcactcgaaaggcactgacccgcttcaccaTGTTGGGCTGAGAAACAGTCTGCAAAGGCAAGGGACAGCTAggatgcatccccccccccacagccatcTTTAGCTTCCCTATCTGCCCCTGCAAGCAGGAGCTCGGGGGACCCGTGAGCTGCACTCCCCCAAACTCTCCAATCAGCTCCACTTAGTTTCCCCAGGACCAGCGACGAAGCCCAAGAGGCCTGGGGTGCAGGATCTAATCCTGCTACTCAGCGAAGGGTCATGAAGCCATCTTCACCCTTCTCCTTTCCACCAGGCTCCTTTCAATATttgtataaatgatctggatgagggggtggaggggtgaCTCATTTAATTTGCCGGTGACACCCCAGAAGACATAGAATTCAACGCattctgaacacactggaaaagtgggcagttttgaacaagatgcaattcaaggACAAGTGCAggattctacatctgggtaacaaaaattagaCACACCCATACAGGATGAGGGATACACTTCTGCGTAGCAGTGTGTGTGGACAAGATCTTGGGGTTAGGGTGGACTGTTAGCTGAATATAAGCAGCCAGTGGGATacagtgggggggaaaggctaatgtggtcttggggtgttTCAACAGGGGCATAACCTCCAAATCGCAAAATGTCATAGTCCCACATTTGTCGGGCTGCACATGGAATacaatgtgcagttctggaggcctcatttcaaaaaggatataGACAGAATggggtgggtgcagaggagagcaacaaggatgattgggggcctggagacccagccctacgaggaaaggctgagggacttgggaacatTCAGGCTGGAaatgaggaggttgaggggggatgtgAGTGCTCTCTTTAAGAATctgaagggctgacacttagaggagggcagggagctgttcttcttggcagcagaggataagacttgcaataatgggcatAAAATATGGGTGGAAAGATACCAGCAGGATAAtggggggaaggtttttttttttacactaagagttgttcgacagtggaagcGACTACcgagggaggtgttgagctccccctcactggcagtctttaagcagaggctggagaagcacttgtcagggatgctctaggctgatcctgcattgagcaggggggttggccccttccaactctgtgattgtatgattctaggCTTGTCCCTCCTCTTCACTGTCTTGCcaagccccttcctcctcctcctgtgcacGCAGCCagtccttcccctgcccccctcccctggtgTTCTGGGCTCTGccgctcccccttccctccctcagtaTTTGGTCTTTCAGCAGCGGCATCTGTCAGGAATTGCCCACACCTGGCCTTCTGCACAGAGGGGGAAGGCTGGGAGGGGCCCTGCAgcctggtgcggggggggggggggctgacctgTAGGCCACGATCTCGATGTCCAGGGCCATCTTGACATTCAGCAGCTCCTGGTACTCGCACAGGTAGCGGGACATCTCCtccttggcttccgagatctccTGCTCCAGCTCCACCACTCTTTCCTGTGAGGGAGGGGGTTCAGAAGAGAGTGGGCTCTGGAGCCCACCAGCCAACCACCTGcccacccacaaacacacacctgaGCGAGGGTCAGCCCCTTTCCCCTCCATACAGCAAGCCCCCAAAGAAGCGAAAAGCCCGGGTTGGCATGAGCCTGGTTTGTTTTTTTCGGAACCCGCTGGGCTTCTGCTTTATTTATTGAAGGAGAGCCATGCATTCCTGGGGGGTGAGCtgcatccctcccctccacagacacTTGCAATGTCCTCTTCCTCAAAGAGAAATCACCTGCCCCCAGACCTGCCCTCCACCCGCCCCGCAGCAGGAAGCCAGCTAAGCTTGGGAGGGGTGTGTGACGAGGAGAGAAGAGGCAAGAACCCAGCTCCAGCCTCCATGGGCCCTGAGTCGTGCACCCTCACCCCCTCTCCCAGTCGAGGCAGAGCTGCAGGACCTCCCCACTCTCTGAGGATAAGGGCAGCGCAGGCCTTGGAGTGCCTGGTCAGGACTGGGGAGTCCTGAGTTCAGATCCACTTTTACGGCATGCATGACCAGGAAGGGGGCGGGTGTTTAAGCAACCTTCACTGCCTCTTCTTATTCACACCTGATTTacactccccgccccccgccccatccTCTAACCTGCCATTTCTGAGCATCCCAATTGAGGCTGTGGTTGACATGGAAGAGTGCTCCAGGTCTGGGATGATGCAGCAACTGCTCTGGGCCTCATTTTGTCCagcttcaggccaggctatgggaaTGGAAACAGCCCTGGGGGGCTTAGCGGATGTTCTCCACCTGCACTTCAGACAAAGGCCCTGCCTCTTGGTCGCTCCTGTTGGATGCAGCTGCAGCCTTTGAGACGGGGACAGCTATTGCTCCCAGGTGTTTAGAGCCAGGACTACCTCCCACCTTGACTGACCCCTTTATGAGGGCAGCTGATCAGGAGCTGGTTCTCCAGTGGTAAACAAGGGCCAGTTGTAGACTTTGCTTTGAGAATTTCATGGGAGTTATCAAGATGTTTTCTAGTCATTTGCATAATCCTTTGAGGgatggttttattttttgttttattttattgatttgtttttattttattgtgtaatTTAGCGGACAAGTATGTGTTAAAGTTAGGAAGATTTATTGCTGTTCCTGTCACTGCCTCTATGAAAAGTCATATTGGGGTCTAATCAGGGTTTCTGCTGAGAAAGGCCATATAGTGGGTGAGCATATCTGGTATGCAATTTCTCGCTTTGTTCTGCTGCCAAAAGACCTATAATACTAAATTGTGCTGCAGTTCAACTAAATTCAATAATTGATTATCCTGgagggttccctccccccccccatcttctgggcaaggagaaggggtcactgggtgtgtggggggaggtagttgtgcaggaggctagactagatgaccctggtggaccctttcaactctatggttctatgattctatggtcccTTTagccagagatgctggggattgaatttgggaccttctgcatgccaagcaggtactcTCCTTGATGGGCATTCCTCCCACCATGAATAACTTCTTCTTCTGTAGGCTGGATGAGGGCATTCTTTGCAACTGCCCCTTGATCTTTGGAACTCCGTCCCACTGGAATAATCATTTATCTCTTTGCTGCAGGCCATCAGATACAGCCTTTGAAGCTTGTGATTTTGCCCAGTTTTTAACTCCCTTAAATACTTGTTTATTGTTTCAAATAAAATTTGTCATTGAACCACAGGTGGCTGCTCAGAAACCCCAGGACTTCACTGCAGGTCTGttaatagtggggggggggcagggggaaccCACAGGCTTCCTCAGCCAATTCCTAGCCTGCAGGACActtaagaggaaaaagaagagttggcttttatatgccgactttctctaccacttaagggagactcaaactggcttacaatcaccttcccctccccacaacagacaccctgtgaggtaggtggggcggagagagctctaagagaacggtgactggcccaaggtcaccgggctggcttcatgaggaggagtggggaatcaaacccagttcaccagatcagagtgtaGCTCTGGCTCTTAATATGAAGGTCACCTCTGCACTTCAGAACACACACAGGAGGGACTGGGTTTAGAAGCTTTCTAGCCAGCCATTTCCGCTGCCGCCCCCCAGCCcctggcaaggctggggggggtccAGCAATAGATGTCCCCAAGACCTCAGGTAGGCAGAGGGGCGCAGGCCATTGGCCAAAGGCCCTCCCCCAGAGGGACAGGGGTCCCCGGGGAAAGGGCGAGTTCCAGGAAGCTAATGGGGGGGGTGTCCTGGGCGCCCCTGTCTCGAAGGCCGAGGAAGCTCCggggcagccacccacccaccgaccGGGCAGCCGAGAAGGAAGCGCCTGCCGGCTCCTCGCCCAGAGCAAGACGGAAggcccgccggccggccggccagccagccgcccgGGCTGGGGCCCCCTGCCGCCAACGTGCTGGGCCGCCCAGAAGGAGCCGGCGCCGCGTGCTCTGGAGGGCGCTGCCCGCCTGCCCCCCGCCCCGCGCGCCCCTCACCTGGCCGCGGGCCACCTGGGCGCTCCGCTCCCCCTGCAGGCTGTCCAGCTGCCGGCGCAGCGAGTCGACGGCGGCGCGCAGGGCCTCGAGCTGGGCGGCGCGCGACCGGAGCAGGCGCCGGTATTGGCCGGCCTCGTGGCGGACGGGGCGCGCCGCCTCCTGGCTGCGGCTGGCCAGCCGGGCCCCCGAGGCGCCCTTGGCGCGGTGCCACTCCTCGGCCGCCCGCCTGTGGTTCTGGGCCGCCAGGCGCGCGTCCGGGGCGCCGAGGTGGAGCAGGGCGGCCGCCAGGTGGGGCGGGGCGCCCTGGGCCGGCGCCGCCTCGGCCTGCTCGGCCAGCTGGGCGCGCTCGTGGGCCAGCAGCTGCTGCCGGAAGGCCAGCTGGGCGGCCAGCGAGGCGGCCGCCCCGTCGGCGCGGCGGGCGGCCGGCGTGGCGCGGGCGGCGTGGCGGCGGGCGCGGCGCAGCGTCTCCTGGCCCTCCAGGCGGGCCCGCAGGCCGCGCGCCTCCTGCCGGTAGAGCTGGGGCAGGCGCGGCGGGGGCCGCTGCTGGCGCCGCAGAGCCTCCAGCTCCCGCAGCAGCGCCCGGCGGCGGCCCTCCAGCAGGCGCACCCGCTCCGCGTAGGGGGCGAAGCGGGCGTTGAGGCCGGCCAGCTGCTCCTTCTCGTGGGCGCGCAGGCCCAGCAGCTCGCTGCTGAGGCTGCTCGCCGGCTCCAGGCGCGCCAGCGGGGCGGCCACCGGCCCCAGGCCGCCGCCCCGGGGCCCCACGCAAGCCTCCGCCCAGGGCCGCCGCCAGCCCACGCCCGCCCGCTCCATCCCGCCCCACGGCCGCGCCGGGCCCACGCGGCCTCTGCCCGCCTCTGCGGCTCGCCAGGGGCCCACTGCGCCACAGCGCGCCGCCCTATATAGGGCCCGGCCAGCCAATCAGAGCGCGCCCGCGAAGGCGCCGCTGGCCAGATCAAAGGagccggggagggaggggctggtgGGAAGCTGCCACGTGACTCTGCCGGGGGGGGGCTGCTCAGCTGGCTGGGGACGTCATTGCTTGCTTAAGGCCGCCCCAACCATCACCTGGacaaccggggcgggggggggggtcgggtcAGTGCTGCCGGAGACGGCTCCCTCGGTCAGGCGGCAGGATGTGCCGGGCGGGCGTTTCTGCCGGGGCCTGGCAGAGGGAACCGGGAACGAGGGGAGGGCCGCGGCAGCCACTCGCTTTTGGGTCCGGCCATCCACGGGGCGGGCTCCGTCCTGGTCCGAAGGCAGCCCTTGTCCACCCCAGGTCCGTGCTCGGGGCCCCCCTCCTGTGGGCGGCCACCTGGCAGGAAGGCTCTGGGGGCGTGCCCTGCAAGCCAGTGTgtccgtcggggggggggggggtcccaattGCCACAGGAAACGGCGCCAGGCCGGGAGATCCACCCGTCTCTGCGGGGGCGACTTCCGCTGGGCTCCGCGTTCCAGGTCCTTCCCAAAGACGGCGGCAGGTGGCCGAGGGAGGCGCCCGGGGACCCCCAAGCGCCGGCCCGGGGAGCGTTGCCTCTCTGGGTCGAGATCCAgccggagggggcgggggcggttgCAGCCACCATGGAGGCACACATGCCTCTTGTCCAAGGGCCCACCCTAGccctcgccaaccccccttcTGCCCTTGCGGGGGCTCCCCGCCCACCCTTCCTGGCTGCTGTGAGGAATAgggatgtgcggggggggggggggctaagaggAAGGCGGGAATGCTGGTCCAAGGGCACCGGGGCTGTCTCTGGGGAAATCCGTGGAGTCCTGGCTGGCTTCTGAGCTGTCTGTGCCGATGGTGGCAATGTGGGCCCGGGACACCGCTCTGCAGACCCCCTTTCTgtccctgggagggagggagggagggggcgacgCCTCCTCGAGGCTGCGGGGCCCTGGACGTCTTCGCCGcggtctctcttccctccccgcctccccaccgGGCGTAGCGACCCCAGGCAGCGGTGCCGTCCGGAGGAACCCGAGTCTgttggaggggtggggtgggggtgggccctcctcctcccctcccgccGCGTGACTGAGctcctggggggcgggggtgttgagTGCGCCCCCAGGAGAGAGCACGGAAACCAAGGCCTTGGGCGGGGGCGTCCAGGGCAGACGCTtccctgggagcaagccccactgacCAGCACAATTCCGAGGAGACCTGCCAAGGACGGCACAGTTGGACACTTTATTAGGGCTGGCCCCAGTCTGGCGCCCCGGGGGGCTGCCGGGGTCTCCTCACACCAGGGCGGCGGCCCCGGAGACGGAGGCGACCTGGTGGTTCTCGGCCCAGGGCTGCAGGTTCTGCAGGGCGTAGAGCGAGGCGTTGTGCAGGCAGAGCGGGTCGTGCTGctggcgtggcggcggcggcggcggcggcgcccccaGCCGCTTCTGGAAGGCCCCCTGATGGAGCTGCAGCATCAGGCGGCCGGCCTGCTGGCGCTCCGCTTCGCGCTCCTCCGCCGTCTGCCGCCTGCGGGAGAGAGACCCAAGAGGCGGCAGGTCAGCCACgcaccgaccccccccccgctgcggcgccccccgtcccgtcccgtcccgcCCTGGTGCTGGGCGCTCGGAGGCCAGAGGAGATGCGGCTGGCCCCGTCTGCTGCCAGCTGAGGGGCTGGCGGGACGGGGCGGGACGCCTCCTCCGCGTAGACCCCTGGTGCCCCCCTCACCCGCACAGTGCGGGGATGGTAGCCCAGCAGGGCCCAGGGGAGACCCgcgcgctgccccccccccccgcccttcccgGTGGTCTACCCGACGCTCCCGGGAGGGATCTGCGAGCCGCGCCCCCTGAGCCTGGTTCTTCCCCCCACCAAGTATCACAGCAGTCCTGTGAGGGAGGCTCAACGAGTCAGAGCGGGCGCCCCACCCGCCGGCCCTTGCTGGCCCCTGCCTACCGCCACTTGGTGCGGCGGTTCTGGAACCAGGTCTTGACTTGGGCGTCGGTCATCTGTAGGGCCTTGGCCAGCGACGCCCTCTCGGCCGAGGCCAGGTACTTCTGCCGGTGGAAGCGCCGCTCCAGCTCGCAGATCTGCGCCCGCGAGAAGGACGTGCGCGGCTTCTTGCGCTTGGGCGGCGTGCGGTTCTGGTAGGGGTGGCCCACCCGACGGGCCCCCGCCAAGGACGGCAGCGCGGCTGCGGGCACagcgagagagggagagaggaggcgGGGAGGGGCGCAGGCAGCGCCCGTGGGCTTCTTCCTCCGCAGGGCCGGCACCCTGGGCAGGCCCGCCGGGGAGGGGAAGAAACCTgccgcctcccccctcctccgTCCAGTTCCcggagcccctccctcctccctcccccctcccagcttcaCAGCTGCTGACCGGGAAGAGTTCTGGGGCCTGGGCGACCTGGCGCGGCTCTCCGCCGGCCTCGGTTCTGTGTGACCGTCCCACGCGGTCCCTTTCGCCGGACAGGCCGGAGTTTCGCCCAGCCGGCTTCGGGCCACCGCCCGGGCTGACTCCCGGAGCTGAGACCCCCTCCTGTCCCTTGAGAGGTGGGGCTGGGGCCGCTCCGCGTGAGTTCGGCCGGAGGGAGGGGACGACTCCCGCCGCCTGGCAACGGCTTCCTCCCCTGCACCCCCTAGCAGCAGCATGGCGAAGGCGGCGGGAGAGGGCGAGCCCCCGCAGCTTCCTGCAGCAACCCCGGCTGATAGTCCGTGCAAAAGCTCCGCCACCGCTTCCCCGGGCCAAGGGTGCCCGGGCCCCCACCCCTCGCCTCCGCCCCCCACCGCTCGGCAGCTGCACACCGCGGAGCAGGGCAGCGGCGCTTTCCTCTGTGCCATTAATCCAAAGGCCCcgcaactttttttgggggggggtcagggtCCCTCACTTCCCGAGGGGAAGCGGGCCGCGGCCTTTCACAGGAAGGCCGGCTCTCCGGGCGCATCAGGCGGCGGCCCGGCAGGGAAGGTGCAGAGGAAGGGGGGTTAGGGCTCCCATTGGGGGTCTGGGCTGGGCTGAAGGGGCTCCGGGCCGGCTATGGTGGAGCGCGCCCCTGACTCCACTCCAGGccgggcggggaggggaaggcagggctCCCAGCCGGCAGCCCCGTTCCCCTTCTGAGGAGGGCGCGGGCCGCCTGGCCCCTGCAGAAAGAGGCGGTGGGCGTGGGTGAGGCGCGGGGGCTGGGGAACCGCGCTTCGGGGGCGGGGGAGCCCCTCCTCACCTGCCAGGCGCTCCTTGGCCAGCCGGCTGCCGCTCTCCATCCAGGGAAAGGCGAGGCCGGCTCCCCCCGGCGGCGGCTGGAGGGCTGCTTGGGCCACGGGCCGATGAGCGGGGACTCGGATCACCCCGCCGCTGCCCGCGGGGCCCCCGGGGAGCCCGTAGCCCCCCCGGGAACAGGCCGGGCTGTAGTCCGCTCCGTAGGCGCCGCCGAAAAGCGCCATGTCCGCGTCGCCCCGCTGCTCCCCGACGGCAGCCAGGCAAGCGGCCGGGTGGAGCTGGGGCGGCGGCTGACCGCCCAGGATCTGGTCGATCCCGAAGCGGATGGGCTGCGGGGCTGGCTGCGAGGGCACGGCCCCCTCCGGCCCCAACCCCAGGGGCTCCATCCTGCCCCGCGGCGGGGGCTcaacagcggcggcggcggcggcgctctcCCCTCATGCCAGCGCCCGGCGGCGGGCAGGCTCCGGGGCCCTCCTGGTGACGCGCCCCAGC carries:
- the LOC130482856 gene encoding alpha-internexin-like — protein: MERAGVGWRRPWAEACVGPRGGGLGPVAAPLARLEPASSLSSELLGLRAHEKEQLAGLNARFAPYAERVRLLEGRRRALLRELEALRRQQRPPPRLPQLYRQEARGLRARLEGQETLRRARRHAARATPAARRADGAAASLAAQLAFRQQLLAHERAQLAEQAEAAPAQGAPPHLAAALLHLGAPDARLAAQNHRRAAEEWHRAKGASGARLASRSQEAARPVRHEAGQYRRLLRSRAAQLEALRAAVDSLRRQLDSLQGERSAQVARGQERVVELEQEISEAKEEMSRYLCEYQELLNVKMALDIEIVAYRKLLEGEEMWWSSSLQRR
- the TLX2 gene encoding T-cell leukemia homeobox protein 2; translation: MEPLGLGPEGAVPSQPAPQPIRFGIDQILGGQPPPQLHPAACLAAVGEQRGDADMALFGGAYGADYSPACSRGGYGLPGGPAGSGGVIRVPAHRPVAQAALQPPPGGAGLAFPWMESGSRLAKERLAAALPSLAGARRVGHPYQNRTPPKRKKPRTSFSRAQICELERRFHRQKYLASAERASLAKALQMTDAQVKTWFQNRRTKWRRQTAEEREAERQQAGRLMLQLHQGAFQKRLGAPPPPPPPRQQHDPLCLHNASLYALQNLQPWAENHQVASVSGAAALV